From a region of the Primulina eburnea isolate SZY01 chromosome 7, ASM2296580v1, whole genome shotgun sequence genome:
- the LOC140835681 gene encoding uncharacterized protein, with protein MDTSLANAALHPPVLDGTNYNERACQHVISGWTPPKRIDEDGDNLIKPESDWTTEEVKVSNYNSKALNVIFSSVDMNMFSLITNCTSAKDAWEILQRHCESSESVRRTKLRMITSRFENLRMEEIETITDYDRRLRDIANEAFSLGDPISN; from the exons atggatACATCACTTGCTAATGCTGCACTTCATCCACCAGTCCTAGATGGAACCAACTACA ATGAGAGAGCATGTCAACATGTGATAAGTGGTTGGACTCCACCAAAGAGGATAGACGAAGATGGTGACAATCTGATAAAGCCAGAAAGTGATTGGACTACCGAGGAAGTAAAAGTTTCAAACTACAACTCAAAAGCATTGAATGTGATCTTCTCTTCAGTTGATATGAACATGTTCAGCCTCATTACAAACTGCACTTCTGCCAAGGATGCATGGGAAATCCTTCAAAGGCATTGTGAAAGCTCAGAAAGCGTAAGGAGGACAAAGTTGAGAATGATCACCTCGAGGTTCGAAAATCTGAGAATGGAAGAAATTGAAACTATAACAGACTATGATCGACGTCTCAGGGATATTGCGAATGAAGCATTCAGTCTAGGTGATCCCATATCAAATTAA